One Mycolicibacterium parafortuitum DNA segment encodes these proteins:
- a CDS encoding carbohydrate ABC transporter permease: MTKSTKWWTIAGIVIVIYSFVPMLWMISLAFKPPSDIVSGNPTFLPSTFTLDNFSVIFSNPLFTRALINSIGIAIIATVISVIIAMFAAYAIARLEFPGKKVLLSLALGIAMFPQAALVGPLFDMWRGLGIYDTWLGLIIPYLTFALPLSIWTMSAFFRQIPWEMEHAAQVDGATQWQAFRKVIVPLAAPGVFTTAILTFFFCWNDFLFAISLTSTDNARTVPAALAFFQGASYFESPVPYIMAASVIVTIPVVILVLIFQRRIVAGLTSGAVKG, translated from the coding sequence GTGACCAAGAGCACCAAGTGGTGGACGATCGCCGGCATCGTCATCGTGATCTACAGCTTCGTGCCGATGCTGTGGATGATCAGCCTGGCCTTCAAACCGCCGTCGGACATCGTGTCGGGCAATCCGACGTTCCTGCCGAGCACGTTCACCCTCGACAACTTCAGCGTGATCTTCAGCAACCCGCTGTTCACCCGGGCGCTGATCAACTCGATCGGCATCGCGATCATCGCCACCGTGATCTCGGTGATCATCGCGATGTTCGCCGCGTACGCCATTGCCCGCCTTGAGTTCCCGGGCAAGAAGGTGTTGCTGTCGCTGGCGCTGGGCATCGCGATGTTCCCGCAGGCCGCACTGGTGGGTCCGTTGTTCGACATGTGGCGCGGGCTCGGGATCTACGACACGTGGCTCGGCCTGATCATCCCGTACCTGACGTTCGCGCTGCCGCTGTCGATCTGGACGATGTCGGCGTTCTTCCGTCAGATCCCGTGGGAGATGGAGCACGCCGCGCAGGTCGACGGCGCCACCCAGTGGCAGGCGTTCCGGAAGGTGATCGTGCCGTTGGCGGCGCCGGGGGTGTTCACCACCGCGATCTTGACGTTCTTCTTCTGCTGGAACGACTTCCTGTTCGCGATCTCGTTGACGTCCACCGACAACGCCCGCACGGTGCCGGCGGCACTGGCGTTCTTCCAGGGCGCCTCGTACTTCGAATCCCCCGTCCCGTACATCATGGCCGCGTCGGTGATCGTGACGATCCCCGTCGTGATCCTGGTCCTCATCTTCCAGCGGCGCATCGTCGCCGGCCTCACCTCCGGAGCAGTGAAGGGATAA
- a CDS encoding ABC transporter ATP-binding protein, which translates to MAAITMRNIVKKYGDGYPAVNDVSLEIADGEFVILVGPSGCGKSTLLRMIVGLEDITSGDMMIGDKRVNDMAPRDRNLAMVFQNYALYPHLTVFENIAFPLRLAGKLSDEEIRARVTEAAETLELTEHLDRKPANLSGGQRQRVAMGRAIVREADAFLFDEPLSNLDAKLRGQMRTEILRLQRKLGVTTVYVTHDQTEAMTLGDRVAVLKKGVLQQVASPRELYDQPVNLFVAGFIGSPPMNFVPARVKGNEIELPFTTVPLRDEWRGTVEDGKIYIAGIRPGAFEDAEFVDSDKASRGVTFEVEIDVTEWLGNEQYAFVPFEATAEISGQLAELASELDSEQLRTQICVELDPLSRVRSGDKATLWLDSERLHLFDPQSGDNLTRVTQSQGRHAATAG; encoded by the coding sequence ATGGCAGCAATCACGATGCGCAATATCGTCAAGAAGTACGGGGACGGCTATCCGGCCGTCAACGACGTCAGCCTGGAGATCGCCGACGGCGAGTTCGTGATCCTGGTCGGCCCGTCCGGGTGCGGCAAGTCGACACTGCTGCGGATGATCGTCGGCCTGGAGGACATCACCTCCGGCGACATGATGATCGGCGACAAACGGGTCAACGACATGGCGCCCCGCGACCGCAACCTGGCGATGGTGTTCCAGAACTACGCGCTGTACCCGCACCTGACGGTGTTCGAGAACATCGCGTTCCCGCTGCGGCTGGCGGGCAAGCTCTCCGACGAGGAGATCCGCGCGCGGGTCACCGAGGCGGCCGAGACCCTGGAGCTCACCGAGCATCTCGACCGCAAGCCGGCCAACCTGTCCGGCGGCCAGCGCCAGCGCGTCGCGATGGGCCGGGCGATCGTGCGTGAGGCCGACGCGTTCCTGTTCGACGAGCCGCTGTCGAATCTCGATGCCAAGCTGCGCGGTCAGATGCGCACCGAGATCCTGCGCCTGCAGCGCAAGCTCGGAGTCACCACCGTCTACGTCACTCACGACCAGACCGAGGCGATGACCCTCGGCGACCGGGTAGCCGTGCTGAAAAAGGGTGTGCTGCAACAGGTTGCGAGCCCACGCGAACTCTACGACCAGCCTGTCAACCTGTTCGTGGCCGGCTTCATCGGTTCCCCGCCGATGAACTTCGTGCCTGCGCGGGTCAAGGGCAACGAGATCGAATTGCCGTTCACAACCGTCCCGTTGCGCGACGAGTGGCGCGGCACGGTGGAGGACGGGAAGATTTATATCGCCGGGATCCGGCCGGGTGCGTTCGAGGACGCCGAGTTCGTCGACAGCGACAAGGCTTCGCGTGGAGTCACCTTCGAGGTGGAGATCGACGTGACCGAATGGCTGGGCAACGAGCAGTACGCGTTCGTTCCGTTCGAGGCGACCGCGGAGATCTCTGGTCAACTGGCCGAGCTGGCAAGCGAACTCGACAGCGAACAGCTCCGCACGCAGATCTGCGTGGAACTCGACCCGCTGAGCCGGGTGCGGTCGGGCGACAAGGCGACGCTGTGGCTGGATTCGGAGCGGCTGCACCTGTTCGACCCGCAGTCCGGTGACAACCTGACCAGGGTCACCCAGTCGCAGGGGCGCCACGCGGCGACCGCCGGCTGA
- a CDS encoding glycoside hydrolase family 13 protein: MAPEPSWWQTAVVYQVYIRSFADGDGDGIGDIKGLAVRLPYLAALGVDAIWINPWYPSPMADAGYDVSDYRDIEPAYGTLDEAQALIAEAHGLGIRVILDIVPNHTSDRHAWFRAALEGDPAAVERYHFRPGRGAHGDLPPNDWQSVFGGPAWTRVATGPRKGQWYLHLFAPGQPDLNWDNGEVRDEFEDILAFWFDRGVDGFRIDVAHGLIKAAGLPDAAQADAAQTMLQVEGAHPAWDQDGVHEIYRGWRRVADRYSPERIFIAEAWVPSNERLARYLRPDELHTAFQFDFLRSPWRADALREVVDDAIGSAASVGAPPTWVLSNHDVTRTVTRFSRSQPEHLIETDWERARWAGEEPDHALGRRRARAAALIQLALPGTAYVYQGEELALEEIEDLPDEVRQDPTWVQSGFTDVGRDGCRIPLPWNDEDRTYGFAADPAAVTWLPQPGHWAQHSVEAQDRDPDSTLNLYRAALKLRPALWRDAGEVKWLDTGAGVAAFERGAAQCWVNTGTESVDLPAGASVALASWPGVDTVLPPDTAVWLRTAG; the protein is encoded by the coding sequence GTGGCACCCGAGCCGTCGTGGTGGCAGACAGCCGTCGTCTACCAGGTCTATATCCGCAGCTTCGCCGACGGCGACGGCGACGGCATCGGTGACATCAAGGGTCTGGCCGTCCGGCTGCCGTACCTCGCCGCGCTCGGCGTCGACGCGATCTGGATCAACCCGTGGTATCCGTCCCCGATGGCCGACGCCGGCTACGACGTCTCCGACTACCGAGACATCGAACCGGCCTACGGCACCCTCGACGAGGCCCAGGCGCTGATCGCCGAGGCGCACGGGCTCGGTATCCGGGTGATCCTCGACATCGTGCCCAACCACACCTCCGACCGGCACGCGTGGTTCCGCGCCGCGCTCGAGGGTGACCCGGCTGCCGTCGAGCGCTACCACTTCCGCCCGGGCCGTGGTGCCCACGGAGATCTGCCGCCCAACGACTGGCAGAGCGTGTTCGGCGGCCCCGCGTGGACGCGGGTCGCGACGGGACCGCGCAAGGGTCAGTGGTATCTGCACCTATTCGCTCCCGGCCAGCCGGACCTGAACTGGGACAACGGCGAGGTGCGGGACGAGTTCGAGGACATCCTGGCGTTCTGGTTCGACAGGGGCGTGGACGGCTTCCGCATCGACGTGGCGCACGGGTTGATCAAGGCCGCAGGCCTGCCGGATGCCGCACAGGCCGACGCGGCGCAGACCATGCTGCAGGTCGAGGGCGCGCACCCGGCGTGGGATCAGGACGGCGTGCACGAGATCTACCGGGGGTGGCGCCGGGTGGCAGACCGGTACAGCCCGGAGCGGATCTTCATCGCCGAGGCGTGGGTGCCCAGTAACGAGCGGCTGGCCCGGTATCTGCGGCCCGACGAACTGCACACCGCGTTCCAGTTCGACTTCCTGCGCTCGCCGTGGCGGGCCGACGCATTGCGCGAGGTCGTCGACGACGCGATCGGCTCCGCGGCGTCGGTCGGGGCACCGCCGACGTGGGTGCTGTCCAACCACGACGTGACCCGGACGGTGACGCGGTTCTCCCGCAGTCAGCCCGAGCATCTGATCGAGACCGACTGGGAACGCGCCCGCTGGGCCGGCGAGGAACCGGATCACGCGCTGGGCCGCCGCCGCGCCCGCGCCGCCGCACTGATCCAACTGGCGCTGCCGGGCACCGCATACGTGTACCAGGGTGAGGAACTGGCCCTTGAGGAGATCGAGGATCTTCCCGACGAGGTGCGTCAGGACCCGACCTGGGTGCAGTCCGGATTCACCGATGTCGGCCGCGACGGTTGTCGTATCCCGTTGCCGTGGAACGACGAGGACAGGACCTACGGGTTCGCGGCCGATCCCGCCGCGGTGACGTGGCTGCCGCAACCGGGACACTGGGCGCAGCACAGCGTCGAGGCGCAGGACCGCGATCCCGACTCGACGCTGAACCTGTACCGCGCCGCCCTGAAGCTGCGCCCCGCGCTGTGGCGCGACGCCGGTGAGGTGAAGTGGCTCGACACGGGCGCGGGTGTGGCGGCGTTCGAACGCGGTGCAGCGCAGTGCTGGGTCAACACCGGCACCGAGTCGGTGGACCTGCCGGCCGGCGCCTCGGTGGCGCTGGCGTCGTGGCCGGGCGTGGACACGGTGCTGCCGCCGGACACCGCGGTGTGGTTGCGCACCGCTGGATAA
- a CDS encoding alpha/beta fold hydrolase: MNVRAKNCVREVGRPGGRPVVLAHGFGCDQNLWRLVVPLLADRFRVVLFDHVGSGSSDADAWDAERYADLQQYADDILDIIEDLGLADVVFVGHSVAAMMGVLAAAARPQHFAGLVLLTPSPRYLDDDGYRGGFSRPDIDELLESIESNYLGWSRTMAPVIMGTPERPELETELGDAFCRTDPARALAFARTTFLSDNRADLARVRVPTVVIECARDTLAPREVGAFCHEQIPGSTLVTLDASGHCPHLSAPQATAAAITDFASTL; encoded by the coding sequence ATGAACGTCCGTGCGAAGAACTGCGTCCGCGAAGTCGGGCGGCCGGGCGGACGTCCCGTGGTGCTGGCCCACGGCTTCGGATGCGACCAGAATCTGTGGCGGCTGGTCGTGCCTCTGCTCGCCGACAGATTCCGGGTGGTGTTGTTCGACCACGTCGGCTCGGGGTCCTCGGACGCCGACGCGTGGGACGCCGAGCGGTACGCCGACCTGCAGCAGTATGCCGACGACATCCTCGACATCATCGAGGATCTGGGGTTGGCCGACGTCGTGTTCGTCGGACACTCGGTGGCGGCGATGATGGGCGTGCTGGCCGCGGCTGCGCGCCCGCAGCACTTTGCCGGGCTGGTGCTGCTGACCCCGTCGCCGCGCTACCTCGACGACGACGGCTATCGCGGCGGTTTCTCCCGGCCGGACATCGACGAGCTGCTGGAGTCCATCGAGAGCAATTACCTCGGCTGGTCACGCACGATGGCGCCGGTGATCATGGGCACCCCGGAGCGTCCGGAACTGGAAACCGAACTGGGCGATGCGTTCTGCCGCACCGACCCGGCCCGGGCGCTGGCGTTCGCGCGCACCACGTTCCTGTCCGACAACCGGGCGGATCTGGCGCGCGTACGGGTGCCGACGGTGGTCATCGAGTGCGCCCGGGACACGCTGGCCCCACGGGAGGTCGGCGCCTTCTGCCACGAACAGATCCCGGGCAGCACCCTGGTGACGCTGGACGCGAGCGGGCACTGCCCGCACCTGAGCGCCCCGCAGGCGACGGCGGCCGCCATCACGGACTTCGCCTCGACGCTGTGA
- a CDS encoding carbohydrate ABC transporter permease, with the protein MTALADAPIQKDPGKPAVSERAKGERKLGIYLTLPSYVVMLLVTAYPLGYALVLSLYNFRLTDPEGRSFVGLGNYLVILSDPIWWNDFLTTLVITVVTVAVELVLGFWFAFVMLRIVRGRGPLRTAILIPYGIVTVVSAFIWRYAFAIDSGFVNQWLNLTDFDWFGDRWSAIFVICLSEIWKTTPFISLLLLAGLVQVPEDMQEAAKVDGATAWQRLWKITLPNMKAAIMVALLFRTLDAWRIFDNPYVMTAGANNTETISFLAYRQNVTLVNLGMGSAVSVLLFLSVVAIAWIFIKVFKTDLSQVRGDQ; encoded by the coding sequence GTGACCGCCCTGGCTGACGCCCCCATCCAGAAGGACCCCGGTAAACCCGCGGTCAGTGAACGCGCGAAGGGCGAGCGCAAGCTCGGCATCTACCTGACGTTGCCCTCGTATGTGGTGATGCTGCTCGTCACCGCGTACCCGCTGGGTTACGCACTGGTGTTGTCGCTGTACAACTTCCGGCTCACCGACCCGGAGGGCCGCAGCTTCGTCGGGCTGGGCAACTATCTGGTGATCCTGTCGGATCCGATCTGGTGGAACGACTTTCTCACCACCTTGGTCATCACGGTGGTGACCGTGGCCGTCGAGTTGGTCCTCGGATTCTGGTTCGCGTTCGTGATGCTGCGCATCGTGCGCGGCCGCGGCCCACTGCGTACCGCGATCCTGATCCCGTACGGCATCGTGACCGTGGTCTCGGCGTTCATCTGGCGTTACGCGTTCGCGATCGACTCCGGGTTCGTCAACCAGTGGCTGAACCTGACCGACTTCGACTGGTTCGGCGACCGCTGGTCGGCGATCTTCGTGATCTGCCTGTCAGAGATCTGGAAGACCACACCGTTCATCTCGCTGCTGTTGCTCGCCGGCCTCGTCCAGGTCCCCGAGGACATGCAGGAGGCCGCCAAGGTCGACGGGGCGACGGCATGGCAGCGGCTGTGGAAGATCACGCTGCCGAACATGAAGGCCGCGATCATGGTCGCGCTGCTGTTCCGCACGCTGGACGCCTGGCGGATCTTCGACAACCCGTACGTGATGACCGCGGGCGCCAACAACACCGAGACGATCTCGTTCTTGGCCTACCGCCAGAACGTCACGCTGGTGAACCTCGGTATGGGCTCGGCGGTCTCGGTGCTGTTGTTCCTGTCCGTCGTCGCGATCGCGTGGATATTCATCAAGGTCTTCAAGACCGACCTCTCGCAAGTCAGGGGTGACCAGTGA
- a CDS encoding Acg family FMN-binding oxidoreductase, whose product MNAHFPDTETLRSALSLANRAPSVHNSQPWQWRLGPQRVHLYANRDLLLPHTDPEARDLMLSCGAALHHCVVALSALGWQPKVHRLPNPADPDHLASLELRPYPAADLDVTLAAAIPRRRTDRRYYSAWPVPKGDIALMGARAARAGVALRRVDDLEGLTRLVNEAAFRHRADHGYLAELATWSGRYAATAGVPAKNVPAGTAGAVPARAFAGGVLHQTPDTAPDDDKAAVLALGTAGDDRMSWLRAGEATSVVLLTATALGLASCPVTEPLEVADTREAVRRDVFGADGYPQMLLRVGWAPLNADPLPSTPRRDLAEVVTALDGSPLF is encoded by the coding sequence ATGAACGCCCACTTCCCGGACACCGAGACGCTGCGGTCGGCGCTGTCGCTGGCCAATCGCGCGCCGTCGGTGCACAACTCGCAGCCGTGGCAGTGGCGGCTGGGGCCGCAGCGCGTGCATCTGTACGCGAACCGGGATCTGTTGCTGCCCCATACCGACCCCGAAGCGCGTGATCTGATGCTCAGCTGCGGTGCGGCGCTGCATCACTGTGTGGTGGCGCTGTCGGCGCTCGGGTGGCAGCCCAAGGTGCACCGGTTGCCGAACCCGGCCGATCCGGACCATCTCGCATCCCTGGAGCTGCGGCCCTATCCGGCAGCCGATCTCGACGTCACGCTGGCGGCGGCGATCCCGCGGCGGCGGACCGACCGTCGCTACTACAGCGCATGGCCGGTCCCCAAAGGCGACATCGCGTTGATGGGTGCGCGCGCGGCCCGTGCCGGTGTCGCGCTGCGCCGCGTCGACGACCTGGAAGGCCTGACCCGGCTGGTCAACGAGGCGGCCTTCCGGCACCGGGCCGACCACGGCTATCTCGCCGAGTTGGCCACCTGGAGCGGGCGGTACGCCGCGACGGCGGGGGTGCCGGCCAAGAATGTGCCTGCCGGTACCGCGGGGGCGGTCCCGGCCAGGGCGTTCGCCGGCGGGGTGCTGCACCAGACGCCGGACACCGCGCCGGACGACGACAAGGCCGCCGTGCTGGCCCTGGGCACGGCGGGCGACGACCGCATGTCCTGGTTGCGCGCCGGTGAGGCGACCAGCGTGGTGCTGCTGACCGCGACCGCCCTCGGGTTGGCGAGCTGCCCGGTCACCGAGCCGCTGGAGGTCGCCGACACGCGGGAGGCGGTGCGGCGTGACGTGTTCGGCGCCGACGGGTATCCGCAGATGCTGCTGCGGGTCGGCTGGGCTCCGCTCAACGCCGATCCGCTGCCGTCGACGCCGCGCCGTGATCTGGCGGAAGTCGTTACCGCACTGGATGGTTCGCCGCTTTTCTAG
- a CDS encoding extracellular solute-binding protein gives MALIGDHNFIDEDVMKRNLFARGRRRRAIALASAPLVAASLLSACGSQGGPPTLTWYILPDNGGSVARAQECADASGGAYQVRIESLPSTATAQREQMVRRLAAGDSSIDLVSMDVVFTAEFANAGFLRPYTEEEAARLTAGMLPAPIETGIWEDTLYGTPYKTNAQLLWYRKSAAAAAGVDPASPTFTWDEMLKAAVGQKKKIAVQAQRYEGYTVWINALVLSGGGALLEDVEAGRNAKPSMNTPPGLKAAEIVGNLGRSPAAPTDLSNASEEQARANFQSEQGMFMVNWPYVLAAARSAAEEGTLPQEVVDDIGWARYPRVSADRPSAPPLGGANLGIGAYTKYPEQAVALVECINAEPKATKYMLDESEPSPYAASYDDPEIRATYDNADLIRESIGDGGPRPPTPFYTDISGAIQQTWHPPASVTSETPERTDQFMADVLAGRRLL, from the coding sequence GTGGCCCTCATCGGAGACCACAACTTCATAGACGAGGACGTGATGAAACGAAATCTGTTCGCCCGCGGGCGACGACGTCGCGCAATCGCGCTGGCCAGTGCGCCTCTTGTGGCGGCGTCGTTGTTGTCCGCCTGTGGCAGTCAGGGTGGTCCCCCGACGCTGACCTGGTACATCCTTCCCGACAATGGCGGCTCGGTCGCCCGCGCCCAGGAGTGCGCCGACGCATCCGGCGGGGCCTATCAGGTCCGCATCGAGTCGCTGCCGAGCACCGCGACCGCGCAGCGCGAGCAGATGGTTCGGCGCCTCGCCGCCGGTGATTCCTCGATCGACCTGGTCAGCATGGACGTGGTGTTCACCGCCGAGTTCGCCAACGCCGGCTTCCTCCGCCCCTACACAGAGGAGGAGGCCGCGCGGCTGACCGCCGGGATGCTGCCCGCCCCGATCGAGACCGGGATCTGGGAGGACACCCTCTACGGCACGCCGTACAAGACCAACGCCCAGCTGCTCTGGTACCGCAAGTCGGCCGCCGCGGCTGCCGGGGTCGACCCGGCCTCGCCGACGTTCACGTGGGACGAGATGCTCAAAGCCGCTGTGGGACAGAAGAAGAAGATCGCCGTGCAGGCGCAGCGCTACGAGGGTTACACCGTGTGGATCAACGCGCTGGTGCTCTCCGGCGGCGGCGCACTGCTGGAGGACGTGGAGGCCGGCCGCAACGCCAAGCCCTCGATGAACACCCCGCCGGGGCTCAAGGCCGCCGAGATCGTCGGCAACCTGGGCCGGTCCCCGGCCGCACCGACCGACCTGTCCAACGCCTCAGAGGAGCAGGCGCGCGCCAACTTCCAATCCGAGCAGGGCATGTTCATGGTCAACTGGCCCTATGTGCTGGCCGCCGCGCGCAGCGCGGCCGAGGAGGGCACGCTGCCGCAGGAGGTCGTCGACGACATCGGCTGGGCCCGCTATCCCCGAGTGTCGGCGGACCGTCCGAGCGCGCCGCCGCTGGGCGGGGCCAACCTCGGAATCGGCGCGTACACCAAGTACCCGGAGCAGGCGGTCGCGTTGGTCGAGTGCATCAACGCCGAGCCGAAGGCGACGAAGTACATGCTCGACGAGAGCGAACCCTCGCCGTACGCCGCGTCCTACGACGATCCGGAGATCCGGGCCACCTACGACAACGCCGACCTGATCCGCGAATCGATCGGCGACGGCGGCCCTCGCCCGCCGACCCCGTTCTACACCGACATCTCGGGGGCCATCCAGCAGACCTGGCACCCGCCCGCCTCGGTGACCTCCGAGACTCCGGAAAGGACAGACCAATTCATGGCTGACGTGCTGGCGGGGAGGCGGCTGCTGTGA
- a CDS encoding LacI family DNA-binding transcriptional regulator — MIPKQTVNMTDVAARCGVSIASVSRALRGEPGVSPATRDRILSAARELSYVISPEASRLSGGPTGRVGVVVPRVDAWFYSTIVAGIADEFDAVGVDLVLCTLPDPAARHRFFEALPLRRKVDAVVVVSLPLSSRERTRIDQLGVPAVFVGGHRDVGGRVWVGIDDELAARQAVGHLLRIGHRDIAMIQAGPADPDDTDTPWATDQARIDGFHGQMREAGLTDPTVVTVKWSIDGGSRGMEELLSRPEPPTAVFCHSDEIALGALRTLRRAGIAVPHQISVIGVDDHPSADVNDLTTVAQPVRDQGRIAAHAVLTQLAGAATVSASSQRVTAATTLPTRLVIRGSTAPPR, encoded by the coding sequence ATGATCCCGAAGCAGACGGTCAACATGACCGACGTCGCGGCACGCTGCGGTGTGTCGATCGCTTCGGTGTCACGTGCCCTGCGCGGCGAACCGGGTGTATCCCCGGCCACCAGGGACCGCATCCTGTCGGCGGCGCGCGAGCTGTCCTACGTGATCTCCCCGGAGGCATCGCGGCTGTCCGGCGGACCCACGGGCCGCGTCGGCGTGGTGGTCCCGCGGGTCGACGCGTGGTTCTACTCGACGATCGTCGCCGGGATCGCCGACGAATTCGACGCGGTCGGTGTCGATCTGGTGTTGTGCACACTGCCGGACCCGGCCGCGCGGCACCGGTTCTTCGAAGCATTGCCGTTGCGCCGCAAGGTCGACGCGGTCGTGGTGGTGTCCCTGCCACTGTCGAGCCGGGAACGCACCCGCATCGATCAGCTCGGGGTGCCCGCGGTGTTCGTCGGTGGCCACCGGGACGTCGGCGGGCGGGTGTGGGTCGGTATCGACGACGAACTCGCGGCCAGACAGGCCGTCGGGCACCTGCTGCGGATCGGCCACCGCGACATCGCGATGATCCAGGCCGGCCCGGCGGACCCCGACGACACCGACACCCCGTGGGCGACCGATCAGGCCCGCATCGACGGGTTCCACGGGCAGATGCGCGAGGCCGGACTCACCGACCCCACCGTGGTCACGGTGAAGTGGAGCATCGACGGCGGATCCCGGGGCATGGAGGAGTTGCTGAGCCGCCCCGAGCCGCCGACCGCGGTGTTCTGCCACTCCGACGAGATCGCCCTCGGCGCACTGCGAACCTTGCGTCGCGCAGGAATCGCTGTCCCACACCAGATCTCGGTCATCGGCGTGGACGATCACCCGTCCGCGGACGTCAACGATCTGACCACCGTCGCGCAACCCGTTCGCGACCAGGGCCGCATCGCCGCACATGCGGTGCTGACCCAACTCGCCGGGGCGGCTACCGTTTCGGCGTCGTCGCAGCGGGTAACCGCTGCGACCACCCTGCCCACCCGACTGGTCATCCGAGGATCCACTGCCCCGCCGCGCTGA
- a CDS encoding DUF4032 domain-containing protein — protein MAAPELRLRAPCPGLVALPWDRPLEQWSAPEVALRDLAVGPSRHLVRFVESDGELWALKELPPRIAAREYQVLSRLEEMSLNAVLPAGLVFQPEFDTAILLTRYLVGSWQYRRLFMRLSPDVAKHRARLFDAMATMLVELHRHGVFWGDCSLANTLFVRDGQVLQAFLVDAETSEVHPSLSDGQRTHDIDITVENVAAGLLDIAARLDRPDLQPGFIQEALEIRTTYNQLWDLLHAKPTFGFSDRYRVEGTIRRLNELGFAVDEVSMEPVAAGADELRLHVAVGDRRFHATELRRLTGLDVGEGQARILLGDLHAYQAQLCRESGQDVDERTAAQLWVMEVATPMMHRAHTAVGRTGTPIQAYCDLLEVRWLLSERAGRDVGTEYALQALARKSVPTESAAQLVVVEEPTQPFSVLEDLDDD, from the coding sequence ATGGCCGCTCCCGAATTGCGGCTGAGGGCCCCGTGTCCCGGCCTGGTCGCGCTGCCGTGGGACCGACCGCTGGAGCAGTGGTCGGCCCCCGAGGTCGCGCTGCGTGATCTGGCGGTCGGCCCCAGCCGTCACCTGGTGCGATTCGTCGAATCCGACGGCGAGCTGTGGGCGCTCAAGGAACTCCCGCCGCGCATCGCCGCGCGGGAATATCAGGTGCTGAGCCGTCTCGAGGAGATGTCACTCAACGCCGTCCTGCCCGCCGGACTGGTGTTTCAGCCCGAGTTCGACACCGCGATCCTGCTGACCCGCTACCTCGTCGGGTCCTGGCAGTACCGGCGGCTGTTCATGCGGCTGTCCCCGGATGTGGCCAAGCACCGGGCCCGGCTGTTCGACGCGATGGCCACCATGCTCGTCGAGTTGCACCGGCACGGGGTGTTCTGGGGCGACTGCTCGCTGGCCAACACGCTGTTCGTCCGCGACGGCCAGGTGCTGCAGGCGTTCCTGGTCGACGCGGAGACCAGCGAGGTCCATCCCAGCCTGTCCGACGGGCAGCGCACCCACGACATCGACATCACCGTCGAGAACGTCGCCGCGGGGCTGCTCGACATCGCGGCCCGGCTGGACAGACCGGACCTGCAGCCGGGTTTCATCCAGGAGGCGCTGGAGATCCGCACCACCTACAACCAGCTGTGGGACCTGCTGCACGCGAAACCGACCTTCGGCTTCTCCGACCGCTACCGCGTCGAGGGCACCATCCGCAGGCTCAACGAACTCGGCTTCGCCGTCGACGAGGTGTCGATGGAGCCGGTGGCCGCGGGCGCCGACGAGCTGCGCCTGCACGTCGCGGTCGGCGATCGCCGTTTCCACGCCACCGAACTACGCCGGTTGACCGGCCTCGACGTCGGCGAGGGGCAGGCCCGCATCCTGCTCGGCGACCTGCACGCGTATCAGGCCCAGCTGTGCCGGGAATCGGGGCAGGACGTCGACGAGCGCACGGCCGCGCAGCTGTGGGTGATGGAGGTGGCGACGCCGATGATGCACCGCGCGCACACCGCTGTCGGCCGGACCGGCACCCCGATCCAGGCCTACTGCGACCTGCTGGAGGTGCGCTGGCTGCTGTCCGAACGGGCCGGGCGCGACGTGGGCACCGAGTATGCGCTGCAGGCGTTGGCGCGCAAGAGCGTTCCGACCGAATCGGCCGCGCAGCTGGTGGTTGTGGAGGAGCCGACGCAGCCGTTCTCGGTGCTGGAGGACCTCGATGACGATTAG